CTTACAGAATTGGAATCAAAAGCTTACTAAAACATGATTAATAAATAAAAGATCATAACACTAGAATATCGCAAAAGAAAGCTTTCGTTTTGCGGTTTATACACAAAGCAGATAGATAGCAAGACAAACTAATTCAAATTGTTCACAATCTTGTCTTTGTTCAGGCTTTGTCGTACATCATTACTATTTTCAATCAATGCACGACGGGTTTCAAAGGATGAGCTCTTAGTTTCGAAAAATCCAGACTAGCATCGAGCTCTTCGTCTAGCTCCCCAATAACACCTCTGATCAAACATAACAATTGTAGCGTTAGATAATCAATCAATCAATCGATGATGGGTCAACATGAAAATGTGAGGATGAGATTTTACATGTTGTCGCCTCTGATAATGTACAAACCCAACACAAGTTGTTGTACTCCTTCCTGATATATCAAGACACGTAAAACACCAACACATTCAGAGAGTGAAAACCAAAGTAAGATGTCTCAATCCTCTATCAGTAACTTAGAAGTGACTTTGTTCATGTTTGAGCCCACCAGACAGTAACGGAAGTGATTAATAAGACAGTTAAAGACGCAACTCTTTTGAAACCATCCATCCACCCTTTTCTGTTTCCTTACATGTTTTAGACAGAAACAACATGGAATCCGAAAGATGTATCCCCAATATCTATCATTTGGACAAAAGCATCTCTTGATGAAAACAAAAGGGAAGTGTTCATTCATGTATACACACTGTGGATAAAGATTTGACTTACCTAGACTAGCTAAAGCGTTTCAAAAATGTTCTCCCAATATTTTCCAATCAATTATGACACTGATGATAGCATTAAATCTGTTTCAGTGCAAGCTCAATTTCAACACATATTGTAGCTGCCCACACTTTTATGTCCTTCCATTCAGACAAAGTATTGCAGGAACTAGCCTATCTTAAATGTACATTCCTTAATATTCTGTTGAAAAGATGGCACTACAGCAAATAAATCAAGCAATGTACATTATTGGAAAAGACGTACGACCAACTAATGACATAATATCAGACAAAGAAAGGTGCTCTGACAAGTAACAAAAGTTATAACTAGAATCCAAGTGAGCTTGCCCCTCTATCTTTCTAGTCTTATCAGTTCACTACACAAAGAATTTGGAGTGGTAACACATCACAGAGACGTGGAGAAAATGACTCCATGGCTAGACCACTCAAGAAGACTAGCCATCAGGTCACAGACCGGCTAATAATAGTAGAGAATAGTGTTTGCACCCATTTGATTGTGTGATAAAGGGGAAAAATTCAGATGAAATACTCAAAAAACAGAAGCTTACCTTTGTGGAAAAGACGCGTTCATGAGATTCATCCAGAATTATATTAGTCGCCTGGTCAAAACCTTTGAGAACTCCCTGATTCATCCAGAACTATAGTTATTTTATTTTCCTTTGAAATCAATATAACAAAAAAAGAGAGGGTAATAACATTACCACAATGTTGCGTCCATCGTTTGTAATAACCGAAATGATCTCTGCAACACAACCCAAAAGCTAAGATTTTCAGACAACCCATGGGACAGAACATCAAGAGTGGTGATTAGTGAGAAGAAAAAAGACAACTCACGATCGACAAGAGACTCAAGTCCAGTAGTTGTTGCCATCCGAAGAGTTGGTAAGACCTGAAAGGGTTACTTAAATGTTTCAGCGAAAAATTCATCGAACAGTTGGTGGGCATTACGGATCTCAACAGAATCTATAGCAACCCAGAGAAGAACTTTCTATTACGTTTACGTGAACCTAGAATTACAAGAAAAAACAAAAGATACTTCCATCTTAATTCGACCCAAATCGAGAAAAAATTCACGAAGGGAAACGAATATAAAAATGATTCTGGCTCCTGGAATTATCCAATAGGAGGGTTTTAATGGATTCATGA
This genomic interval from Brassica oleracea var. oleracea cultivar TO1000 chromosome C2, BOL, whole genome shotgun sequence contains the following:
- the LOC106325259 gene encoding sm-like protein LSM8, with translation MATTTGLESLVDQIISVITNDGRNIVGVLKGFDQATNIILDESHERVFSTKEGVQQLVLGLYIIRGDNIGVIGELDEELDASLDFSKLRAHPLKPVVH